A single region of the Streptococcus sanguinis genome encodes:
- the atpF gene encoding F0F1 ATP synthase subunit B yields MNITVGEIIGNFILIAGSFLLLVFLIKKFAWGNIIGILDQRAQKISEDIDGAEAARQKAEDLAQKREEALAGSRVEAVSIVETAKETAEKNKAGILANAAEEAGRLKAKANQEIAQNKAEAMSSIKGEVADLTVTLASKILSQELDKDAQSELIDRYIKQLGDA; encoded by the coding sequence ATGAATATAACCGTAGGTGAAATTATTGGCAACTTTATCTTGATTGCCGGCTCCTTTCTTCTTTTAGTATTTCTCATTAAGAAGTTTGCTTGGGGCAATATTATCGGGATTTTAGATCAGCGTGCTCAAAAGATTTCAGAAGATATTGATGGTGCAGAAGCTGCACGTCAGAAAGCTGAAGACTTGGCGCAAAAGCGTGAGGAAGCTCTAGCAGGCAGTCGGGTCGAAGCAGTTTCTATCGTTGAGACTGCTAAAGAGACGGCTGAAAAGAACAAGGCTGGAATCCTAGCTAATGCAGCAGAAGAAGCAGGGCGCTTGAAGGCTAAAGCCAATCAGGAAATTGCCCAAAATAAGGCAGAGGCTATGAGCAGCATCAAAGGAGAAGTAGCCGACTTGACAGTAACTCTGGCTAGTAAGATTTTGAGTCAGGAGCTGGATAAGGACGCTCAGAGCGAGCTCATTGACCGCTATATCAAACAGTTAGGAGATGCCTGA
- a CDS encoding F0F1 ATP synthase subunit C produces the protein MNLTYLGLCLACLGVSIAEGMIMSNLFKAAARQPEIIGQLRSLLILGVAFVEGTFFVTLAMSFVIK, from the coding sequence ATGAATTTAACATATTTAGGACTTTGTTTGGCCTGCTTAGGCGTATCAATTGCTGAAGGTATGATTATGAGTAATCTATTTAAGGCAGCAGCTCGTCAGCCAGAAATTATCGGTCAATTGCGAAGCCTCCTAATCTTGGGAGTAGCCTTTGTTGAAGGTACTTTCTTTGTAACGCTGGCTATGTCCTTTGTTATCAAATAA
- the atpB gene encoding F0F1 ATP synthase subunit A, with protein MEESINPTINIGPVTFDLTLLAMTLLTVFVTFGLVYWASRKMTIKPSRKQNALEYIYDFVIDFTKGNVGEHYMKNYSLFLFSLFLFVAVANNLGLMAKVQTTNGFNLWTSPTANLAFDLGFSLLVTVFCHVEGVRRQGIKGYLKGFVTPGIMTPMNILEEFTNFASLALRIYGNIFAGEVLAGLLLTWAHQAAYWYPIAFIMNMVWTGFSIFISCIQAYVFTMLTSMYLGKKINGEVE; from the coding sequence TTGGAAGAAAGTATCAATCCAACTATCAATATAGGTCCTGTGACCTTTGATTTGACCCTGCTGGCCATGACTCTGCTAACGGTGTTTGTAACTTTTGGACTTGTTTATTGGGCAAGTCGAAAGATGACGATTAAGCCGTCAAGAAAGCAGAATGCTTTGGAATATATCTATGACTTTGTCATTGATTTTACCAAGGGAAACGTTGGCGAGCATTATATGAAGAATTACTCGCTTTTTCTATTCTCCCTCTTTCTTTTCGTTGCTGTGGCGAATAACTTGGGATTAATGGCTAAGGTTCAGACAACCAATGGTTTCAATCTCTGGACATCGCCGACAGCCAATCTCGCTTTTGACCTAGGCTTCTCTCTTTTAGTGACGGTATTCTGTCATGTCGAAGGAGTCCGACGTCAAGGGATAAAAGGATATCTAAAAGGTTTTGTGACTCCAGGTATCATGACACCCATGAATATCTTGGAAGAATTTACCAATTTTGCTTCGCTAGCCTTGCGGATTTATGGGAATATTTTTGCAGGTGAAGTATTGGCTGGTTTGCTCTTGACTTGGGCACATCAAGCAGCGTATTGGTATCCGATTGCCTTTATTATGAACATGGTTTGGACTGGTTTTTCCATCTTTATTTCCTGTATCCAAGCCTATGTTTTTACCATGCTAACATCTATGTATCTTGGTAAAAAGATTAATGGTGAGGTAGAATAA
- a CDS encoding phosphatase PAP2 family protein: MKDYTIFYQQLTTPFRSRPQWLKGLVYFNRGMTLFIPIVYGLVLISAFLTEGWKGLLAFFFLPAIGFGLLSAIRKRLNQARPYEKWDIQPLLAKDTSGKSMPSRHVFSATVISMCLLYFFWLPGLICLLLSAVLAVVRVIGGVHYPKDVLVGYLCGICWGALLFLL, translated from the coding sequence ATGAAAGACTACACGATTTTTTATCAACAATTAACAACTCCCTTTCGCAGTCGCCCTCAGTGGCTGAAAGGACTGGTTTACTTCAATCGGGGAATGACCCTCTTCATACCTATTGTTTATGGTCTCGTTCTAATCAGTGCCTTTCTGACGGAAGGCTGGAAAGGTCTGCTTGCTTTTTTCTTCCTGCCAGCGATTGGATTTGGTCTGTTGTCAGCTATTCGTAAACGACTGAATCAAGCACGTCCTTACGAAAAATGGGATATTCAACCCTTGCTGGCCAAGGATACATCAGGTAAATCCATGCCCAGCCGCCATGTCTTTTCGGCGACAGTGATTTCCATGTGCTTGCTCTACTTTTTCTGGCTGCCGGGGCTTATCTGCCTCTTGCTTTCAGCAGTGCTGGCCGTAGTGCGCGTGATTGGCGGAGTGCACTATCCAAAGGATGTGCTGGTAGGCTATCTTTGCGGCATTTGCTGGGGAGCTTTACTTTTTTTACTATAA
- a CDS encoding F0F1 ATP synthase subunit delta, whose protein sequence is MDKKQYAIIEKYALPFVQTVFEKGQQEDVFEKLSQIKAVFAETGLADFLSHIGISDHEKEKSLRLFQNSGSQLLDNLIEIVILNHREDLFYEIVLESQHQLEKISNEFEVTLRSVQPLTASQKEKIRPIIEQKMGLKVRSLKEELDSSLIGGFVISANNKTIDASIKRQLQVVKEKLK, encoded by the coding sequence ATGGATAAGAAGCAATATGCAATCATTGAGAAATATGCTTTGCCTTTTGTTCAGACGGTCTTTGAAAAAGGTCAGCAAGAAGATGTTTTTGAAAAACTGAGTCAGATTAAGGCTGTTTTCGCGGAGACCGGCCTTGCTGACTTTTTGTCACATATCGGCATCAGTGACCACGAGAAAGAAAAGAGTCTGCGGCTCTTTCAAAACTCAGGCTCCCAGCTGCTTGATAATCTGATTGAAATTGTCATTCTCAATCATCGTGAGGATCTCTTTTATGAGATTGTACTGGAGAGTCAGCACCAGCTTGAAAAAATCAGCAATGAGTTTGAGGTGACGCTGCGCTCTGTTCAGCCTTTGACAGCCAGTCAGAAGGAGAAGATTCGACCGATTATTGAGCAGAAGATGGGTCTAAAAGTCCGCTCGCTCAAGGAAGAATTGGACAGCAGCTTGATTGGCGGCTTTGTCATCTCTGCTAATAACAAAACAATTGATGCAAGCATAAAACGTCAATTGCAAGTCGTAAAAGAAAAATTGAAATAG
- a CDS encoding glucose-1-phosphate adenylyltransferase, with protein sequence MKNEMLALILAGGQGTRLGKLTQSIAKPAVQFGGRYRIIDFALSNCANSGIHNVGVITQYQPLALNSHIGNGSSWGLDGINSGVSILQPYSASEGNRWFEGTSHAIYQNIDYIDSINPEYVLILSGDHIYKMDYDDMLQSHKDNNASLTVAVLDVPLKEASRFGIMNTDANNRIVEFEEKPENPKSTKASMGIYIFDWQRLRNMLVAAEKSNVDMSDFGKNVIPNYLESGESVYAYDFEGYWKDVGTVESLWEANMEYISPENALDSRNRRWKIYSRNLISPPNFISENSHVEDSLVVDGCFVDGTVKHSILSTGAQVKKGAVIEDSVIMSGAVIGKDAKIKRAIIGEGAIISDGVEIDGTEEVYVVGYNEKVGVPKDED encoded by the coding sequence ATGAAGAATGAAATGCTAGCTTTGATTCTTGCCGGCGGGCAAGGAACTCGTCTTGGAAAGCTCACACAGAGTATCGCAAAACCTGCGGTACAGTTTGGCGGCCGCTATCGTATTATTGACTTCGCCTTGTCTAACTGTGCCAACTCCGGTATTCACAATGTCGGTGTCATTACTCAATACCAGCCATTAGCTCTGAACAGTCACATCGGAAATGGTTCTAGCTGGGGGCTTGATGGTATTAACTCAGGCGTGTCCATTCTTCAGCCTTATTCTGCGAGCGAAGGAAATCGCTGGTTTGAAGGTACCAGCCATGCGATTTATCAAAATATCGACTATATCGACAGCATTAATCCTGAATATGTCCTGATTTTGTCTGGGGACCATATCTATAAGATGGACTACGATGACATGCTTCAATCTCACAAGGACAACAATGCCAGCCTGACAGTTGCCGTTTTGGATGTGCCTCTCAAAGAAGCCAGCCGTTTTGGCATCATGAATACAGATGCTAATAATCGGATTGTTGAATTTGAGGAAAAACCAGAAAATCCTAAGTCAACCAAGGCTTCTATGGGGATTTATATCTTTGACTGGCAGCGTCTGCGCAATATGCTGGTAGCTGCTGAAAAGAGCAATGTGGATATGTCTGACTTTGGTAAGAATGTTATCCCTAACTACCTTGAATCTGGCGAAAGCGTTTATGCTTATGATTTTGAAGGCTATTGGAAAGACGTTGGTACAGTAGAGTCTCTTTGGGAAGCCAACATGGAATACATCAGCCCAGAAAATGCTCTGGATAGCCGCAATCGTCGCTGGAAAATTTATTCTCGCAACTTGATTTCTCCGCCAAACTTCATCAGTGAAAATTCCCACGTGGAAGACTCGCTGGTCGTTGATGGCTGTTTCGTTGACGGTACAGTAAAACACTCTATTCTTTCTACTGGTGCTCAGGTCAAAAAGGGGGCAGTCATTGAAGACTCTGTTATCATGAGTGGAGCTGTTATTGGCAAAGACGCTAAGATCAAGCGGGCCATTATCGGCGAAGGTGCTATCATCTCTGATGGTGTAGAGATTGATGGTACAGAGGAAGTATATGTTGTCGGATACAACGAGAAAGTGGGGGTACCAAAAGATGAAGATTGA
- the manA gene encoding mannose-6-phosphate isomerase, class I, with the protein MSEPLFLQSVMQEKIWGGTKLRDVFGYEIPSDHVGEYWAISAHPNGVSTVKNGRFAGQKLDVLYAKHRELFGNRPEPVFPLLTKILDANDWLSVQVHPDDTYGLEHEGELGKTECWYVIAADEGAEIIYGHNARSKEELRQQIESKDWDHLLTKIPVKAGDFFYVPSGTMHAIGSGILILETQQSSDTTYRVYDFDRKDDAGNLRELHLEQSIDVLTIGEPANSRPDTIQADSLTSTLLVANDFFAVYKWDIAGSVNFKKTADYSLVSVLEGVGELEVGGAVYPLEKGGHFILPSDVKEWTLSGDLQLIVSHP; encoded by the coding sequence ATGTCAGAACCATTATTTCTACAGTCTGTGATGCAGGAGAAGATTTGGGGTGGGACCAAGCTGCGCGATGTCTTTGGCTATGAGATTCCCAGCGACCATGTAGGGGAGTACTGGGCTATCTCGGCTCATCCTAATGGTGTGTCAACTGTCAAGAATGGACGCTTTGCAGGCCAGAAGTTAGATGTTCTCTATGCCAAGCACCGTGAGCTTTTTGGCAATCGCCCAGAGCCAGTCTTTCCGCTTTTGACGAAGATTTTAGATGCCAATGACTGGCTCAGTGTTCAGGTCCATCCTGATGATACCTATGGACTAGAGCACGAAGGGGAGCTAGGTAAGACTGAATGCTGGTATGTCATTGCTGCAGACGAAGGAGCAGAGATTATTTATGGTCACAATGCCAGGAGCAAGGAAGAGCTGCGCCAGCAGATTGAGAGCAAGGACTGGGACCATCTTCTGACCAAAATCCCAGTCAAGGCTGGTGACTTCTTCTATGTACCAAGTGGCACCATGCATGCCATTGGATCGGGGATTCTGATTTTAGAAACTCAGCAGTCCAGTGACACGACCTACCGTGTCTATGACTTTGATCGTAAGGACGATGCTGGTAATCTTCGTGAGCTGCATTTGGAGCAGTCGATTGATGTTTTAACTATCGGTGAGCCAGCCAATAGCCGTCCTGATACCATTCAGGCAGATAGTTTGACTTCTACTCTTTTGGTGGCCAATGACTTCTTTGCTGTTTACAAGTGGGATATCGCTGGTTCGGTTAATTTTAAAAAGACAGCAGACTATAGCTTGGTCAGTGTCTTGGAAGGTGTCGGTGAGCTAGAAGTTGGTGGGGCAGTTTATCCTCTTGAAAAAGGGGGGCATTTCATCCTGCCTAGTGATGTCAAAGAATGGACCTTGTCAGGAGATTTGCAGCTGATTGTCAGCCATCCATAA
- the glgA gene encoding glycogen synthase GlgA, protein MKILFAAAEGAPFSKTGGLGDVIGALPKSLVKAGHEVGVILPYYDMTHAKFGDQVEDLFYFEVSVGWRHQYVGVKRLVLNGVSFYFIDNQHYFFRGHVYGDFDDGERFAYFQLAAVELMERIDFIPDVLHVHDYHTAMIPFLVKEKYHWIQAYQNIKTVLTIHNLEFQGQFPDSMLWELFGVGYERYADGTLRWNDCLNWMKAGILYADRVTTVSPSYAGEIRTPEFGCNLDQILRMESGKLVGIVNGIDTDIYNPETDPLLAHHFDKSDLSGKLENKRALQERVGLPVRDDVPVVGIVSRLTRQKGFDLVVEELHNLLQEDVQIILLGTGDPAFEQALAWFGHAYPDKLSANILFDVTLAQEIYAASDIFLMPSRFEPCGLSQMMAMRYGTLPLVHEVGGLRDTVEPYNVYTGQGTGFSFNNFSGYWLTWTFKEALRLYADDKEAWKSLQKQAMERDFSWDTASKAYSDLYQSLL, encoded by the coding sequence ATGAAGATTTTATTTGCAGCAGCAGAAGGAGCTCCATTTTCTAAGACAGGTGGTTTGGGAGACGTTATCGGCGCTCTCCCCAAATCACTGGTCAAGGCTGGCCATGAAGTTGGTGTTATTCTGCCTTACTATGACATGACCCATGCCAAATTTGGCGACCAGGTGGAAGACCTTTTCTACTTTGAAGTCAGCGTTGGCTGGCGTCACCAGTACGTTGGGGTTAAGCGCCTAGTCTTGAATGGTGTGTCCTTCTATTTTATTGACAATCAGCATTATTTCTTCCGCGGTCATGTTTATGGAGACTTTGATGATGGTGAGCGCTTTGCTTACTTCCAGTTAGCAGCGGTTGAGCTGATGGAGCGGATTGATTTCATTCCGGATGTTCTGCATGTTCACGATTATCATACAGCTATGATTCCTTTCTTGGTTAAGGAAAAATACCATTGGATTCAAGCATATCAGAATATCAAAACCGTCTTGACCATTCATAATTTGGAATTCCAAGGTCAATTCCCTGACAGCATGCTTTGGGAACTATTTGGAGTAGGCTATGAGCGCTATGCAGACGGAACCCTGCGTTGGAATGACTGTCTCAACTGGATGAAGGCTGGTATTCTCTATGCAGACCGAGTGACAACTGTATCACCAAGCTATGCAGGTGAAATCCGTACACCAGAATTTGGTTGCAATTTGGATCAAATCCTGCGGATGGAGTCCGGTAAGCTGGTCGGAATTGTCAACGGTATTGATACGGATATCTATAATCCAGAAACGGATCCGCTATTAGCCCACCACTTTGACAAATCTGACTTATCTGGTAAACTAGAAAACAAGCGGGCTTTGCAAGAGCGAGTTGGCCTGCCTGTGCGTGATGATGTGCCTGTTGTTGGGATTGTTTCCCGCTTGACACGTCAGAAAGGCTTTGATTTGGTAGTGGAAGAGCTGCACAATCTCCTCCAGGAAGATGTGCAGATTATCCTCTTGGGAACAGGGGATCCAGCTTTTGAACAGGCTTTAGCTTGGTTTGGTCATGCCTATCCTGATAAGCTTTCAGCCAACATCCTCTTTGATGTGACCTTGGCTCAGGAGATTTATGCTGCCAGCGATATTTTCCTCATGCCAAGCCGCTTCGAGCCTTGTGGCTTGTCACAAATGATGGCTATGCGCTACGGAACCCTGCCTTTGGTGCATGAAGTGGGCGGTCTGCGTGATACCGTGGAGCCTTACAATGTCTATACAGGACAGGGAACTGGCTTTAGCTTCAATAACTTTTCTGGCTACTGGCTGACTTGGACCTTCAAGGAAGCACTCAGGCTTTATGCCGATGACAAGGAAGCTTGGAAATCTCTGCAAAAGCAGGCGATGGAGAGAGACTTCTCTTGGGATACAGCCAGCAAGGCATATAGTGATTTATATCAATCACTCCTATAA
- the glgD gene encoding glucose-1-phosphate adenylyltransferase subunit GlgD — MKIDKYSAILGNTVGFHDMSTLTNHRPVASLPFGGKYRLIDFPLSSLANAGIRSVFGIFQQDNISSVFDHIRSGREWGLSTLLSHYYLGIYNTRVESSTVGEEYYDQLLTYLKRSGSNQTVALNCDILVNIDLNQVFHLHNTTEQPITVVYKKLHKENISDVNAVLDIDETDHVRGHKLFDGREDAELFNMSTDIFVVDTPWLIEKLEEEAKKEHPQKLRYVLRDLATQEGAFAYEYTGYLANIYSVETYYRSNIDMLESKKFYSLFSPNQKIYTKVKNEEPTYYAESSKVSRSQFASGSIVEGEVIDSVISRNTKIKTGSSVKSSVLFPRVKVGENATVEYAIVDKGVEIGEGVVIRGTAEDPIVVKKSQKVTEDIIR; from the coding sequence ATGAAGATTGATAAATACTCAGCAATTTTAGGAAACACAGTCGGCTTCCATGATATGTCAACTCTGACAAATCATCGTCCAGTAGCCAGCTTGCCATTCGGTGGGAAATACCGCTTGATTGACTTCCCGCTTTCAAGTCTTGCCAATGCTGGTATCCGCAGTGTCTTTGGTATCTTCCAGCAGGACAATATCAGCTCTGTTTTTGACCATATTCGTTCTGGTCGTGAGTGGGGTCTGTCTACCTTGCTCAGCCACTATTACTTGGGAATCTACAATACCCGTGTAGAAAGTTCTACAGTCGGTGAGGAATACTATGATCAGCTTTTGACCTACCTGAAACGTTCCGGTTCCAACCAAACGGTTGCACTTAACTGCGATATCCTGGTTAATATTGACCTCAATCAAGTTTTCCACTTGCACAATACAACAGAGCAGCCTATTACAGTTGTCTATAAGAAATTGCATAAGGAAAATATTTCGGATGTGAATGCTGTCCTAGATATTGACGAAACGGACCATGTTAGAGGGCATAAACTCTTTGATGGCCGAGAAGATGCTGAGCTCTTCAATATGTCCACAGACATCTTTGTGGTAGATACTCCATGGCTGATTGAAAAACTGGAAGAAGAAGCTAAGAAAGAGCACCCGCAAAAACTGCGCTATGTCTTGCGTGATTTAGCAACTCAGGAAGGGGCATTTGCCTACGAATATACAGGCTATCTGGCGAATATCTATTCTGTAGAGACCTACTACAGATCCAATATCGATATGCTTGAAAGTAAGAAATTCTACTCTCTCTTCAGTCCGAACCAAAAGATTTACACCAAGGTTAAGAATGAAGAGCCAACTTACTATGCTGAGTCTTCAAAAGTATCTCGCTCCCAGTTTGCGTCAGGAAGCATTGTGGAAGGTGAGGTCATCGATTCTGTGATTTCACGGAATACCAAGATTAAGACTGGAAGCAGTGTTAAATCCAGTGTTCTCTTCCCTCGAGTGAAAGTTGGAGAAAATGCAACTGTCGAGTACGCGATTGTGGACAAGGGTGTTGAAATTGGCGAAGGAGTGGTGATTCGCGGAACTGCAGAAGACCCAATCGTAGTCAAGAAGAGCCAAAAAGTTACAGAGGACATAATTCGATGA
- a CDS encoding glycogen/starch/alpha-glucan phosphorylase: protein MELTKERFIRDFKDILHERQLIKVADATSVELFQALASTVRKYITPLWLERRNQLIEQQQKTAYYFSIEFLPGRMLETNLLNLGILDTVKEGFAELGVDFEDVKNAEYDMALGNGGLGRLAAAFMDSLATTGYPGFGNGIRYRYGLFKQRIVDGYQVEIPDAWFGSLGNVWETRKDHDIVDVKIFGNVSLHANEKGRIVPLYENSKILRAVPYDVPQIGFGNDNVNNLRLWDVEIPEEYELDYPTIEARRRVQDITAILYPDDSSYEGKELRLIQEYFMTSAGLQTIIKSYLKQGRPLKDIHEKVSVHINDTHPAVAPAEFMRLLVDEYDLEWADAWNATVKTMSYTNHTILSEALEKWDAELFKNVLPRVYQIILEIDNRYVAEMAGRSLDPQVIENTRIVKDNQIHMAHLAIIGGHSINGVAKLHTELLKEDTLRDFYSIYPEKFNNKTNGIIQRRWLQIADQPLSAEIDKLIGKGWRSDIHELRKLLEFKDNQQVLGDFYRVKQEAKARLADFIKESTGVEVSTEAIFDVQVKRLHAYKRQLLNLLHIIKLYWDLKDNPDKDMVPRVFIFGAKAAPGYHFAKSVIKLINEVANLVNKDESLQGKLKVVFLENYRVSLAELIIPAADVSEQISLASKEASGTSNMKFMMTGAITLATLDGANIEIKDEVGDDNIVIFGMDKDQVYEHYARHDYYSRGVYESNPDIRRVVDTFVNGTIPNVREEGSEIYEALITHNDEYFLLEDFHSYVEAQEKIDALYRDKEKWARMSLINIATSDKFTSDDTIEQYAKEIWNLEK from the coding sequence ATGGAACTAACAAAAGAACGTTTTATTAGAGATTTTAAGGACATTCTACATGAAAGACAGCTGATTAAGGTTGCTGACGCGACTTCAGTGGAGCTTTTTCAGGCTTTGGCCAGCACTGTCCGCAAGTATATCACGCCCCTTTGGCTGGAGCGTCGCAATCAGTTGATTGAGCAGCAGCAAAAGACAGCTTATTACTTTTCTATTGAGTTTCTTCCAGGACGCATGCTGGAAACCAATCTGCTCAACTTAGGTATCCTCGATACGGTCAAGGAAGGCTTTGCTGAGTTGGGCGTTGACTTTGAGGATGTCAAGAATGCTGAGTATGACATGGCTTTGGGCAATGGCGGTCTGGGTCGCTTGGCGGCTGCCTTCATGGACTCGCTGGCAACCACTGGCTATCCAGGATTTGGAAATGGGATTCGCTATCGCTATGGCCTCTTTAAGCAACGCATCGTAGATGGCTATCAGGTAGAAATTCCTGATGCTTGGTTTGGCAGTCTAGGCAATGTCTGGGAGACCCGTAAGGACCATGATATTGTTGATGTTAAAATCTTCGGAAATGTTTCCCTCCATGCCAATGAAAAGGGCCGGATTGTGCCACTTTATGAGAATTCCAAAATCTTGCGGGCCGTTCCTTACGATGTGCCGCAGATTGGCTTTGGAAATGACAATGTCAACAATCTCCGGCTTTGGGATGTTGAAATTCCAGAGGAGTATGAACTGGACTATCCGACCATTGAAGCTCGTCGCCGGGTGCAAGACATCACTGCCATTCTCTATCCAGACGACTCTAGCTACGAAGGAAAAGAGCTGCGCTTGATCCAGGAATACTTCATGACCAGTGCAGGTCTGCAGACCATTATTAAATCCTACCTCAAGCAAGGTCGTCCGCTCAAAGATATTCATGAGAAGGTCTCTGTCCATATCAATGATACTCACCCAGCTGTCGCACCGGCTGAGTTTATGCGTCTCTTGGTGGATGAGTACGATCTGGAATGGGCAGATGCTTGGAATGCTACGGTTAAAACCATGAGCTACACCAACCATACCATTTTGTCAGAAGCCTTGGAAAAATGGGATGCGGAGCTCTTTAAGAATGTCCTGCCGCGGGTTTATCAGATTATCCTAGAAATCGACAACCGCTATGTGGCTGAAATGGCTGGACGCAGCCTTGATCCGCAAGTCATCGAAAACACTCGGATCGTCAAGGACAATCAAATCCACATGGCTCACTTGGCTATCATCGGTGGTCATTCAATCAATGGTGTTGCCAAACTCCACACCGAATTGCTTAAAGAAGATACTTTGCGTGATTTCTACAGCATTTATCCAGAGAAGTTTAATAACAAGACCAATGGCATTATCCAGCGCCGCTGGCTGCAAATTGCGGACCAGCCTCTGTCAGCTGAGATTGATAAACTAATTGGTAAGGGCTGGAGAAGTGATATCCATGAGCTGCGTAAGCTTTTGGAATTCAAGGACAATCAGCAAGTGCTGGGTGATTTCTACCGAGTGAAGCAGGAAGCCAAGGCTCGTCTGGCTGACTTCATCAAGGAATCAACTGGAGTAGAAGTTTCTACAGAAGCTATCTTTGATGTCCAGGTGAAACGCCTCCATGCTTATAAGCGTCAGCTGCTCAACCTGCTTCATATCATCAAGCTCTACTGGGACCTCAAGGACAATCCTGACAAGGACATGGTACCGCGCGTCTTTATCTTCGGTGCCAAGGCTGCTCCAGGCTACCACTTTGCTAAGTCTGTTATCAAGTTGATCAATGAAGTAGCCAATCTGGTCAACAAGGATGAAAGCCTGCAAGGCAAACTCAAGGTTGTCTTCTTGGAAAACTACCGCGTCAGCCTGGCTGAGCTCATCATTCCTGCAGCAGATGTATCAGAGCAGATTTCTCTGGCTTCCAAGGAGGCTTCTGGCACTTCCAACATGAAGTTCATGATGACAGGTGCCATTACCCTAGCTACACTGGACGGAGCCAATATCGAAATCAAGGACGAGGTGGGTGACGACAACATTGTCATTTTCGGGATGGACAAGGACCAAGTTTACGAGCACTATGCCCGCCACGATTACTACTCACGCGGTGTCTATGAAAGCAATCCAGACATTCGCCGGGTGGTCGACACCTTTGTCAATGGCACTATTCCAAACGTTCGTGAAGAAGGCTCTGAAATCTACGAAGCCCTCATCACCCACAATGATGAATATTTCCTCTTGGAAGATTTCCACTCCTATGTAGAAGCTCAAGAGAAGATTGATGCCCTCTATCGTGACAAAGAAAAATGGGCCCGCATGAGCTTGATTAATATCGCTACATCTGACAAGTTCACCTCAGACGATACCATTGAGCAATATGCCAAGGAAATCTGGAACTTGGAGAAATAA